The following proteins are co-located in the Lepisosteus oculatus isolate fLepOcu1 chromosome 9, fLepOcu1.hap2, whole genome shotgun sequence genome:
- the sec16b gene encoding protein transport protein Sec16B isoform X5, producing MDRGGCQRAGSGPRAPQHHPHRPASRTGYPERPGDREGGFGHRPGRYGDAYAPGRYGDERYPQPDPRGKHWPVQDHRARHHASSPLPRAAVAPGYCSTPIPRGSYSTERLPDRQVYDYPPYNSLPWAPRGDFGYYDHGYHQWYHPHTEADRWAPSVPPQDPWRQSPGQGWRHEPDWSSPSFPEPPTGSYDQRHRNPRQDYSTPGSPHHPNGDVIRENRERFGEFPPGGSGSLARSKASGLSSSGYELSQYITDGTEHSDLLPRSLWGDSHTGGLGWAQVDSDGADVPQLSAPLKFSLPHVRAGFGPAGQLVRVSPSLPTQGEPALVEVHSLEVILMDTPEQQEARLFPGPLAREDLHKVDAITFAQNRADTCLKDKALQDQTSAALLWNLLVLLCRQNGRIVGSDIAELLLKDSRAPGRCAGAAGGPGPESLIDLSEGPPPAPPSDAADLLTGERVRGAESRGQALQRYTGLLLRGQRKEALEAAMASGLWGHALLLASKMDNRSYTTVLNRFTGSLAVNDPLQTLFQLLSGRTPAVSTCCGSERWGDWRPHLAVILSNPPGDPTLHRQAVTTMGDTLAARGLIHAAHFCYLVAQVPFGVYTAKSEKLVLLGSNHCLPFPQFARSSAIQSTEVLEYSRLLGDPSGFIAPFQVYKFLYACRLLDCGLAPQAFHYCEVIGKALLRQETLHVVLVEEVIKLADRLKASGPQFRAGGTEQLTEDPEWLVELRHRYGLQQMGSYGDCDKYQPPADETTSPWEDNGIDTANRDGCDMELLPGLLTAEAHEHSPAELLPQYELPKDAEQHPGRTWTPPQAAAEHAHREPAAPPLPGGQNYHFRVQDATNPQDAHLDSSNPGRLTDGCERRWGDGAGDARGGGVPVLAGDVDPRPASEERSGPGPGQSSKRGWFSWFKSKPASRVEPAARVEGDRGTDGAGEVQRLSALLLQPSERGLKWSL from the exons ATGGACCGCGGCGGCTGCCAGAGAGCCGGTTCTGGCCCGCGGGCCCCACAGCACCACCCGCACAGGCCCGCTTCCAGGACGGGCTACCCGGAGAGGCCCGGCGACAGGGAGGGTGGCTTCGGGCACAGGCCTGGTCGTTACGGCGACGCCTACGCACCCGGTCGCTATGGTGACGAGCGCTACCCACAGCCGGACCCTAGGGGGAAGCACTGGCCCGTGCAGGACCACCGGGCCAGACACCATGCCAGCAGCCCCCTGCCCAGAGCCGCCGTCGCCCCTGGATACTGCAGCACCCCCATTCCCAGGGgctcctacagcacagagaggcTGCCCGACAG GCAGGTCTATGACTACCCTCCTTACAACTCCCTGCCCTGGGCCCCCAGGGGGGATTTCGGCTACTATGATCACGGCTATCACCAGTGGTACCACCCACACACAG aggctgacaggTGGGCTCCCAGCGTCCCTCCACAGGACCCCTGGAGGCAGAGCCCAGGCCAGGGGTGGAGGCACGAGCCGGACTGGAGCAGCCCCTCTTTCCCAGAGCCGCCCACCGGCAG CTACGACCAGCGCCACAGAAACCCCCGGCAGGACTACAGCACTCCGGGGAGCCCACACCATCCCAACGGAGACGTTATCCGGGAGAACAGAGAGCGTTTTGGAGAG ttcccTCCCGGCGGGTCGGGGAGCCTGGCGCGATCAAAGGCCTCGGGCTTGTCGTCGAGTGGCTACGAGCTGAGCCAGTACATCACCGACGGCACCGAGCACAGCGACCTGCTCCCACGCTCTCTCTGGGGCGACTCGCACACAGGTGGGCTCGGGTGGGCCCAGGTAGACTCTG ACGGCGCAGACGTCCCCCAGCTCTCCGCCCCCCTGAAGTTCTCTCTGCCTCACGTGCGGGCCGGATTTGGGCCCGCGGGCCAGCTGGTCCGGGTCAGCCCCAGTCTGCCCACCCAAGGGGAGCCGGCGCTGGTGGAGGTCCACAGTCTGGAG GTCATCCTCATGGACACCCCGGAGCAGCAGGAAGCGAGACTCTTCCCCGGGCCGCTCGCCAG GGAAGACCTGCACAAGGTGGATGCAATCACATTTGCCCAGAACAGAGCAGACACCTGCTTGAAAGACAAAGCTCTGCAAGACCAGACCTCTGCTGCCCTCCTGTGGAACCTGCTAGTATTGCTCTGCAGACAGAATGGG AGAATCGTGGGCTCGGATATCGCCGAGCTGCTGCTGAAGGACAGCAGGGCGCCGGGGCGGTGTGCTGGTGCCGCGGGCGGGCCGGGCCCCGAGAGTCTGATCGACCTGAGCGAGgggcccccccccgcccccccgagCGACGCCGCGGACCTGCTGACCGGCGAGCGCGTGCGGGGCGCGGAGTCCCGCGGGCAGGCGCTGCAGAGATACACGGGGCTGCTCCTCCGCGGGCAGAGGAAG gAGGCCCTGGAGGCGGCGATGGCCAGCGGCCTGTGGGGACACGCCCTGCTCCTGGCCAGCAAAATGGACAACCGGTCGTACACCACCGTGTTGAACAG GTTCACAGGGAGTCTGGCTGTGAACGATCCCCTGCAGACTCTGTTTCAGCTGCTGTCCGGACGGACCCCTGCAGTGTCCACG TGCTGTGGGAGTGAGCGATGGGGTGACTGGAGACCCCACCTCGCGGTTATACTCTCCAACCCCCCTGGAGACCCCACACTGCATCGCCAGGCGGTCACTACCATGGGGGACACGCTGG CTGCCAGAGGGCTGATACATGCTGCCCATTTCTGCTACCTCGTGGCCCAAGTTCCCTTTGGGGTCTACACAGCGAAATCGGAGAAACTGGTCCTCCTGGGTAGTAACCACTG cctgcCCTTCCCGCAGTTCGCCAGGAGCTCAGCCATCCAGAGCACCGAAGTGCTGGAGTACTCCCGGCTGCTGGGCGACCCCTCCGGCTTCATCGCGCCCTTCCAG GTTTACAAATTTCTTTATGCGTGCCGCCTGCTGGACTGCGGGCTGGCTCCTCAGGCATTCCACTACTGCGAAGTGATAGGGAAGGCACTGCTCAGGCAAGAGACCCTCCATGTTGTGTTAGTGGAAGAAGTCATCAAG CTGGCAGACAGGCTGAAGGCGTCAGGTCCTCAGTTTCGTGCTGGAGGAACAGAGCAGCTCACTGAGGACCCCGAGTGGCTGGTGGAGCTGCGGCACAGATATGGTCTCCAGCAG atGGGGAGCTATGGTGACTGTGACAAGTATCAACCACCTGCTGATGAAACCACTAGCCCATGGGAAGATAATGGGATCGACACAG CGAACCGCGACGGGTGTGACATGGAGCTCCTGCCGGGATTGCTGACGGCCGAGGCACACGAGCACAGTCCAGCTGAGCTGCTCCCTCAGTACGAACTCCCTAAGGATGCGGAGCAGCACCCCGGCCGCACCTGGACTCCTCCCCAGGCGGCTGCAGAACATGCACACAGGGAGCCTGCAGCGCCCCCTCTGCCCGGAGGCCAGAATTACCACTTCCGGGTCCAAGATGCCACCAATCCACAGGATGCCCACCTGGATTCCAGCAATCCTGGGCGGCTCACCGACG GTTGCGAACGGCGCTGGGGGGACGGAGCT GGCGACGCACGAGGGGGTGGCGTCCCGGTGCTGGCGGGAGATGTGGATCCGCGCCCTGCCTCAGAGGAGCGGAGCGGCCCCGGGCCGGGACAG aGCTCTAAACGGGGGTGGTTCAGTTGGTTCAAGTCCAAACCCGCCTCGCGTGTGGAGCCAGCCGCCCGGGTGGAGGGAGATCGAGGCACTGACGGGGCTGGAGAGGTACAGCGCCTGTCCGCCCTGCTCCTCCAGCCCTCGGAGAGAGGACTGAAGTGGAGTCTCTGA
- the sec16b gene encoding protein transport protein Sec16B isoform X1: MDRGGCQRAGSGPRAPQHHPHRPASRTGYPERPGDREGGFGHRPGRYGDAYAPGRYGDERYPQPDPRGKHWPVQDHRARHHASSPLPRAAVAPGYCSTPIPRGSYSTERLPDRQVYDYPPYNSLPWAPRGDFGYYDHGYHQWYHPHTEADRWAPSVPPQDPWRQSPGQGWRHEPDWSSPSFPEPPTGSYDQRHRNPRQDYSTPGSPHHPNGDVIRENRERFGEFPPGGSGSLARSKASGLSSSGYELSQYITDGTEHSDLLPRSLWGDSHTGGLGWAQVDSDGADVPQLSAPLKFSLPHVRAGFGPAGQLVRVSPSLPTQGEPALVEVHSLEVILMDTPEQQEARLFPGPLAREDLHKVDAITFAQNRADTCLKDKALQDQTSAALLWNLLVLLCRQNGRIVGSDIAELLLKDSRAPGRCAGAAGGPGPESLIDLSEGPPPAPPSDAADLLTGERVRGAESRGQALQRYTGLLLRGQRKEALEAAMASGLWGHALLLASKMDNRSYTTVLNRFTGSLAVNDPLQTLFQLLSGRTPAVSTCCGSERWGDWRPHLAVILSNPPGDPTLHRQAVTTMGDTLAARGLIHAAHFCYLVAQVPFGVYTAKSEKLVLLGSNHCLPFPQFARSSAIQSTEVLEYSRLLGDPSGFIAPFQVYKFLYACRLLDCGLAPQAFHYCEVIGKALLRQETLHVVLVEEVIKLADRLKASGPQFRAGGTEQLTEDPEWLVELRHRYGLQQMGSYGDCDKYQPPADETTSPWEDNGIDTANRDGCDMELLPGLLTAEAHEHSPAELLPQYELPKDAEQHPGRTWTPPQAAAEHAHREPAAPPLPGGQNYHFRVQDATNPQDAHLDSSNPGRLTDGCERRWGDGAGDARGGGVPVLAGDVDPRPASEERSGPGPGQSSKRGWFSWFKSKPASRVEPAARVEGDRGTDGAGEDASAPPLTAPPPGGSGAAFPPPASTGVNPFSRRAGRRDTVQEGRPQPTEGGLTALSQGP; this comes from the exons ATGGACCGCGGCGGCTGCCAGAGAGCCGGTTCTGGCCCGCGGGCCCCACAGCACCACCCGCACAGGCCCGCTTCCAGGACGGGCTACCCGGAGAGGCCCGGCGACAGGGAGGGTGGCTTCGGGCACAGGCCTGGTCGTTACGGCGACGCCTACGCACCCGGTCGCTATGGTGACGAGCGCTACCCACAGCCGGACCCTAGGGGGAAGCACTGGCCCGTGCAGGACCACCGGGCCAGACACCATGCCAGCAGCCCCCTGCCCAGAGCCGCCGTCGCCCCTGGATACTGCAGCACCCCCATTCCCAGGGgctcctacagcacagagaggcTGCCCGACAG GCAGGTCTATGACTACCCTCCTTACAACTCCCTGCCCTGGGCCCCCAGGGGGGATTTCGGCTACTATGATCACGGCTATCACCAGTGGTACCACCCACACACAG aggctgacaggTGGGCTCCCAGCGTCCCTCCACAGGACCCCTGGAGGCAGAGCCCAGGCCAGGGGTGGAGGCACGAGCCGGACTGGAGCAGCCCCTCTTTCCCAGAGCCGCCCACCGGCAG CTACGACCAGCGCCACAGAAACCCCCGGCAGGACTACAGCACTCCGGGGAGCCCACACCATCCCAACGGAGACGTTATCCGGGAGAACAGAGAGCGTTTTGGAGAG ttcccTCCCGGCGGGTCGGGGAGCCTGGCGCGATCAAAGGCCTCGGGCTTGTCGTCGAGTGGCTACGAGCTGAGCCAGTACATCACCGACGGCACCGAGCACAGCGACCTGCTCCCACGCTCTCTCTGGGGCGACTCGCACACAGGTGGGCTCGGGTGGGCCCAGGTAGACTCTG ACGGCGCAGACGTCCCCCAGCTCTCCGCCCCCCTGAAGTTCTCTCTGCCTCACGTGCGGGCCGGATTTGGGCCCGCGGGCCAGCTGGTCCGGGTCAGCCCCAGTCTGCCCACCCAAGGGGAGCCGGCGCTGGTGGAGGTCCACAGTCTGGAG GTCATCCTCATGGACACCCCGGAGCAGCAGGAAGCGAGACTCTTCCCCGGGCCGCTCGCCAG GGAAGACCTGCACAAGGTGGATGCAATCACATTTGCCCAGAACAGAGCAGACACCTGCTTGAAAGACAAAGCTCTGCAAGACCAGACCTCTGCTGCCCTCCTGTGGAACCTGCTAGTATTGCTCTGCAGACAGAATGGG AGAATCGTGGGCTCGGATATCGCCGAGCTGCTGCTGAAGGACAGCAGGGCGCCGGGGCGGTGTGCTGGTGCCGCGGGCGGGCCGGGCCCCGAGAGTCTGATCGACCTGAGCGAGgggcccccccccgcccccccgagCGACGCCGCGGACCTGCTGACCGGCGAGCGCGTGCGGGGCGCGGAGTCCCGCGGGCAGGCGCTGCAGAGATACACGGGGCTGCTCCTCCGCGGGCAGAGGAAG gAGGCCCTGGAGGCGGCGATGGCCAGCGGCCTGTGGGGACACGCCCTGCTCCTGGCCAGCAAAATGGACAACCGGTCGTACACCACCGTGTTGAACAG GTTCACAGGGAGTCTGGCTGTGAACGATCCCCTGCAGACTCTGTTTCAGCTGCTGTCCGGACGGACCCCTGCAGTGTCCACG TGCTGTGGGAGTGAGCGATGGGGTGACTGGAGACCCCACCTCGCGGTTATACTCTCCAACCCCCCTGGAGACCCCACACTGCATCGCCAGGCGGTCACTACCATGGGGGACACGCTGG CTGCCAGAGGGCTGATACATGCTGCCCATTTCTGCTACCTCGTGGCCCAAGTTCCCTTTGGGGTCTACACAGCGAAATCGGAGAAACTGGTCCTCCTGGGTAGTAACCACTG cctgcCCTTCCCGCAGTTCGCCAGGAGCTCAGCCATCCAGAGCACCGAAGTGCTGGAGTACTCCCGGCTGCTGGGCGACCCCTCCGGCTTCATCGCGCCCTTCCAG GTTTACAAATTTCTTTATGCGTGCCGCCTGCTGGACTGCGGGCTGGCTCCTCAGGCATTCCACTACTGCGAAGTGATAGGGAAGGCACTGCTCAGGCAAGAGACCCTCCATGTTGTGTTAGTGGAAGAAGTCATCAAG CTGGCAGACAGGCTGAAGGCGTCAGGTCCTCAGTTTCGTGCTGGAGGAACAGAGCAGCTCACTGAGGACCCCGAGTGGCTGGTGGAGCTGCGGCACAGATATGGTCTCCAGCAG atGGGGAGCTATGGTGACTGTGACAAGTATCAACCACCTGCTGATGAAACCACTAGCCCATGGGAAGATAATGGGATCGACACAG CGAACCGCGACGGGTGTGACATGGAGCTCCTGCCGGGATTGCTGACGGCCGAGGCACACGAGCACAGTCCAGCTGAGCTGCTCCCTCAGTACGAACTCCCTAAGGATGCGGAGCAGCACCCCGGCCGCACCTGGACTCCTCCCCAGGCGGCTGCAGAACATGCACACAGGGAGCCTGCAGCGCCCCCTCTGCCCGGAGGCCAGAATTACCACTTCCGGGTCCAAGATGCCACCAATCCACAGGATGCCCACCTGGATTCCAGCAATCCTGGGCGGCTCACCGACG GTTGCGAACGGCGCTGGGGGGACGGAGCT GGCGACGCACGAGGGGGTGGCGTCCCGGTGCTGGCGGGAGATGTGGATCCGCGCCCTGCCTCAGAGGAGCGGAGCGGCCCCGGGCCGGGACAG aGCTCTAAACGGGGGTGGTTCAGTTGGTTCAAGTCCAAACCCGCCTCGCGTGTGGAGCCAGCCGCCCGGGTGGAGGGAGATCGAGGCACTGACGGGGCTGGAGAG GACGCCTCAGCCCCTCCTCTGACGGCGCCCCCCCCAGGAGGATCCGGAGCAGCGTTCCCCCCCCCGGCCTCCACAGGAGTCAACCCCTTCTCAAGACGGGCGG GGAGACGGGACACGGTGCAGGAGGGGAGGCCTCAGCCTACAGAGGGAGGGCTCACGGCTCTGTCTCAG GGACCTTGA
- the sec16b gene encoding protein transport protein Sec16B isoform X2 has product MDRGGCQRAGSGPRAPQHHPHRPASRTGYPERPGDREGGFGHRPGRYGDAYAPGRYGDERYPQPDPRGKHWPVQDHRARHHASSPLPRAAVAPGYCSTPIPRGSYSTERLPDRQVYDYPPYNSLPWAPRGDFGYYDHGYHQWYHPHTEADRWAPSVPPQDPWRQSPGQGWRHEPDWSSPSFPEPPTGSYDQRHRNPRQDYSTPGSPHHPNGDVIRENRERFGEFPPGGSGSLARSKASGLSSSGYELSQYITDGTEHSDLLPRSLWGDSHTDGADVPQLSAPLKFSLPHVRAGFGPAGQLVRVSPSLPTQGEPALVEVHSLEVILMDTPEQQEARLFPGPLAREDLHKVDAITFAQNRADTCLKDKALQDQTSAALLWNLLVLLCRQNGRIVGSDIAELLLKDSRAPGRCAGAAGGPGPESLIDLSEGPPPAPPSDAADLLTGERVRGAESRGQALQRYTGLLLRGQRKEALEAAMASGLWGHALLLASKMDNRSYTTVLNRFTGSLAVNDPLQTLFQLLSGRTPAVSTCCGSERWGDWRPHLAVILSNPPGDPTLHRQAVTTMGDTLAARGLIHAAHFCYLVAQVPFGVYTAKSEKLVLLGSNHCLPFPQFARSSAIQSTEVLEYSRLLGDPSGFIAPFQVYKFLYACRLLDCGLAPQAFHYCEVIGKALLRQETLHVVLVEEVIKLADRLKASGPQFRAGGTEQLTEDPEWLVELRHRYGLQQMGSYGDCDKYQPPADETTSPWEDNGIDTANRDGCDMELLPGLLTAEAHEHSPAELLPQYELPKDAEQHPGRTWTPPQAAAEHAHREPAAPPLPGGQNYHFRVQDATNPQDAHLDSSNPGRLTDGCERRWGDGAGDARGGGVPVLAGDVDPRPASEERSGPGPGQSSKRGWFSWFKSKPASRVEPAARVEGDRGTDGAGEDASAPPLTAPPPGGSGAAFPPPASTGVNPFSRRAGRRDTVQEGRPQPTEGGLTALSQGP; this is encoded by the exons ATGGACCGCGGCGGCTGCCAGAGAGCCGGTTCTGGCCCGCGGGCCCCACAGCACCACCCGCACAGGCCCGCTTCCAGGACGGGCTACCCGGAGAGGCCCGGCGACAGGGAGGGTGGCTTCGGGCACAGGCCTGGTCGTTACGGCGACGCCTACGCACCCGGTCGCTATGGTGACGAGCGCTACCCACAGCCGGACCCTAGGGGGAAGCACTGGCCCGTGCAGGACCACCGGGCCAGACACCATGCCAGCAGCCCCCTGCCCAGAGCCGCCGTCGCCCCTGGATACTGCAGCACCCCCATTCCCAGGGgctcctacagcacagagaggcTGCCCGACAG GCAGGTCTATGACTACCCTCCTTACAACTCCCTGCCCTGGGCCCCCAGGGGGGATTTCGGCTACTATGATCACGGCTATCACCAGTGGTACCACCCACACACAG aggctgacaggTGGGCTCCCAGCGTCCCTCCACAGGACCCCTGGAGGCAGAGCCCAGGCCAGGGGTGGAGGCACGAGCCGGACTGGAGCAGCCCCTCTTTCCCAGAGCCGCCCACCGGCAG CTACGACCAGCGCCACAGAAACCCCCGGCAGGACTACAGCACTCCGGGGAGCCCACACCATCCCAACGGAGACGTTATCCGGGAGAACAGAGAGCGTTTTGGAGAG ttcccTCCCGGCGGGTCGGGGAGCCTGGCGCGATCAAAGGCCTCGGGCTTGTCGTCGAGTGGCTACGAGCTGAGCCAGTACATCACCGACGGCACCGAGCACAGCGACCTGCTCCCACGCTCTCTCTGGGGCGACTCGCACACAG ACGGCGCAGACGTCCCCCAGCTCTCCGCCCCCCTGAAGTTCTCTCTGCCTCACGTGCGGGCCGGATTTGGGCCCGCGGGCCAGCTGGTCCGGGTCAGCCCCAGTCTGCCCACCCAAGGGGAGCCGGCGCTGGTGGAGGTCCACAGTCTGGAG GTCATCCTCATGGACACCCCGGAGCAGCAGGAAGCGAGACTCTTCCCCGGGCCGCTCGCCAG GGAAGACCTGCACAAGGTGGATGCAATCACATTTGCCCAGAACAGAGCAGACACCTGCTTGAAAGACAAAGCTCTGCAAGACCAGACCTCTGCTGCCCTCCTGTGGAACCTGCTAGTATTGCTCTGCAGACAGAATGGG AGAATCGTGGGCTCGGATATCGCCGAGCTGCTGCTGAAGGACAGCAGGGCGCCGGGGCGGTGTGCTGGTGCCGCGGGCGGGCCGGGCCCCGAGAGTCTGATCGACCTGAGCGAGgggcccccccccgcccccccgagCGACGCCGCGGACCTGCTGACCGGCGAGCGCGTGCGGGGCGCGGAGTCCCGCGGGCAGGCGCTGCAGAGATACACGGGGCTGCTCCTCCGCGGGCAGAGGAAG gAGGCCCTGGAGGCGGCGATGGCCAGCGGCCTGTGGGGACACGCCCTGCTCCTGGCCAGCAAAATGGACAACCGGTCGTACACCACCGTGTTGAACAG GTTCACAGGGAGTCTGGCTGTGAACGATCCCCTGCAGACTCTGTTTCAGCTGCTGTCCGGACGGACCCCTGCAGTGTCCACG TGCTGTGGGAGTGAGCGATGGGGTGACTGGAGACCCCACCTCGCGGTTATACTCTCCAACCCCCCTGGAGACCCCACACTGCATCGCCAGGCGGTCACTACCATGGGGGACACGCTGG CTGCCAGAGGGCTGATACATGCTGCCCATTTCTGCTACCTCGTGGCCCAAGTTCCCTTTGGGGTCTACACAGCGAAATCGGAGAAACTGGTCCTCCTGGGTAGTAACCACTG cctgcCCTTCCCGCAGTTCGCCAGGAGCTCAGCCATCCAGAGCACCGAAGTGCTGGAGTACTCCCGGCTGCTGGGCGACCCCTCCGGCTTCATCGCGCCCTTCCAG GTTTACAAATTTCTTTATGCGTGCCGCCTGCTGGACTGCGGGCTGGCTCCTCAGGCATTCCACTACTGCGAAGTGATAGGGAAGGCACTGCTCAGGCAAGAGACCCTCCATGTTGTGTTAGTGGAAGAAGTCATCAAG CTGGCAGACAGGCTGAAGGCGTCAGGTCCTCAGTTTCGTGCTGGAGGAACAGAGCAGCTCACTGAGGACCCCGAGTGGCTGGTGGAGCTGCGGCACAGATATGGTCTCCAGCAG atGGGGAGCTATGGTGACTGTGACAAGTATCAACCACCTGCTGATGAAACCACTAGCCCATGGGAAGATAATGGGATCGACACAG CGAACCGCGACGGGTGTGACATGGAGCTCCTGCCGGGATTGCTGACGGCCGAGGCACACGAGCACAGTCCAGCTGAGCTGCTCCCTCAGTACGAACTCCCTAAGGATGCGGAGCAGCACCCCGGCCGCACCTGGACTCCTCCCCAGGCGGCTGCAGAACATGCACACAGGGAGCCTGCAGCGCCCCCTCTGCCCGGAGGCCAGAATTACCACTTCCGGGTCCAAGATGCCACCAATCCACAGGATGCCCACCTGGATTCCAGCAATCCTGGGCGGCTCACCGACG GTTGCGAACGGCGCTGGGGGGACGGAGCT GGCGACGCACGAGGGGGTGGCGTCCCGGTGCTGGCGGGAGATGTGGATCCGCGCCCTGCCTCAGAGGAGCGGAGCGGCCCCGGGCCGGGACAG aGCTCTAAACGGGGGTGGTTCAGTTGGTTCAAGTCCAAACCCGCCTCGCGTGTGGAGCCAGCCGCCCGGGTGGAGGGAGATCGAGGCACTGACGGGGCTGGAGAG GACGCCTCAGCCCCTCCTCTGACGGCGCCCCCCCCAGGAGGATCCGGAGCAGCGTTCCCCCCCCCGGCCTCCACAGGAGTCAACCCCTTCTCAAGACGGGCGG GGAGACGGGACACGGTGCAGGAGGGGAGGCCTCAGCCTACAGAGGGAGGGCTCACGGCTCTGTCTCAG GGACCTTGA